In one window of Rhodopseudomonas palustris HaA2 DNA:
- a CDS encoding L,D-transpeptidase, which translates to MSVGFRSAKMAVAGAVLAATSMLAAPGAEAGPSLVAFRGDYSPGTIVVKTHERKLYLVVEPGQAVRYPVGVGKPGKSWQGVTKIDGKYRNPAWAPPADVKRDNPAIPDVIAGGTPENPMGVAAMTLAGGEYAIHGTNRPNSIGGFVSYGCIRMLNDDITDLYQRVPVGTQVVVTR; encoded by the coding sequence ATGTCTGTTGGATTTCGGTCGGCGAAGATGGCGGTTGCAGGCGCGGTGCTGGCCGCGACGTCGATGCTGGCGGCGCCCGGCGCCGAGGCAGGGCCGAGCCTGGTCGCCTTCCGCGGCGACTACTCGCCCGGGACCATCGTGGTCAAAACGCACGAGCGCAAATTGTATCTGGTGGTCGAGCCGGGCCAGGCGGTGCGCTATCCGGTCGGCGTCGGCAAGCCCGGCAAGAGCTGGCAAGGCGTCACCAAGATCGACGGCAAGTATCGCAACCCGGCCTGGGCGCCGCCCGCGGACGTCAAGCGCGACAATCCGGCCATCCCGGATGTGATCGCCGGCGGCACGCCGGAGAATCCGATGGGCGTCGCGGCGATGACATTGGCCGGCGGCGAATACGCCATCCACGGCACCAACCGGCCGAACTCGATCGGCGGCTTCGTCTCCTATGGCTGCATCCGGATGCTCAACGACGACATCACCGATTTGTATCAGCGCGTCCCGGTCGGCACCCAGGTGGTCGTGACGCGTTGA
- the tsaD gene encoding tRNA (adenosine(37)-N6)-threonylcarbamoyltransferase complex transferase subunit TsaD, whose product MLVLGIETTCDETAAAVVERRADGSGRILSNIVRSQTDEHAPFGGVVPEIAARAHVDLLDGIVARAMREAGTGFPELSGVAAAAGPGLIGGVIVGLTTAKAIALVHNTPLIAVNHLEAHALTPRLTDATEFPYCLFLASGGHTQIVAVRGVGDYVRLGTTVDDAIGEAFDKIAKMLGLPYPGGPQVERAAASGDAVRFAFPRPMLGRPDANFSLSGLKTAVRNEASRLTPLEPQDINDLCAGFQAAVLDSMADRLTSGLRLFRERFGAPKALVAAGGVAANQAIRRALREVAAKAQTTLIVPPPALCTDNGAMIAWAGAERLALGLTDSMDAAPRARWLLDANATAPGKFANTRAGF is encoded by the coding sequence TTGCTGGTGCTTGGAATCGAGACCACCTGCGATGAAACCGCAGCCGCGGTGGTCGAGCGCCGCGCCGATGGCAGCGGCCGGATTCTCTCCAATATCGTACGCTCGCAGACCGACGAACACGCGCCGTTCGGCGGCGTGGTCCCGGAAATCGCCGCGCGCGCCCATGTCGATCTGCTCGACGGCATCGTCGCGCGGGCGATGCGGGAGGCGGGAACCGGCTTCCCGGAATTGTCGGGCGTCGCGGCGGCGGCAGGGCCGGGGCTGATCGGCGGCGTCATCGTCGGGCTGACCACCGCCAAGGCGATCGCGCTGGTGCACAACACGCCGCTGATCGCGGTCAATCATCTGGAAGCGCACGCGCTGACGCCGCGGCTGACGGATGCGACCGAGTTTCCCTATTGCCTGTTTCTCGCCTCCGGCGGCCACACCCAGATCGTCGCGGTGCGCGGCGTCGGCGACTATGTCCGGCTCGGCACCACGGTCGACGACGCGATCGGCGAGGCGTTCGACAAGATCGCCAAGATGCTCGGCCTGCCCTATCCGGGCGGGCCGCAGGTCGAGCGCGCCGCAGCCTCCGGCGATGCGGTGCGGTTCGCGTTTCCGCGGCCGATGCTGGGGCGGCCCGACGCCAATTTCTCATTGTCCGGTCTCAAGACAGCGGTGCGCAACGAGGCCAGCCGGCTGACGCCGCTGGAGCCACAGGACATCAATGATCTGTGCGCCGGCTTCCAGGCCGCGGTGCTGGACTCGATGGCCGACCGGCTGACCTCCGGACTGCGGCTGTTCCGCGAGCGCTTCGGCGCACCGAAGGCGCTGGTCGCGGCCGGCGGCGTCGCCGCCAATCAGGCGATCCGCCGCGCCTTGCGCGAGGTCGCCGCCAAGGCCCAGACCACGCTGATCGTGCCGCCGCCGGCGCTGTGCACCGACAACGGCGCGATGATCGCCTGGGCCGGCGCCGAGCGCCTGGCGCTCGGCCTCACCGACAGCATGGACGCCGCCCCCCGCGCCCGCTGGCTGCTCGACGCCAACGCGACGGCGCCGGGCAAATTCGCCAATACCCGCGCGGGATTTTAA
- a CDS encoding EVE domain-containing protein — MAYWLVKSEPSVWSWDQQVAKGAKGEAWTGVRNHSAKLHMMAMKKGDRAFFYHSNEGKEIVGIAEIIREAYPDPTDESGKFVCVDLKADKKLKTPVTLAAVKEEKKLSEMALLKYSRLSVQPVTADEWKLVCKMGGL, encoded by the coding sequence TTGGCTTACTGGCTGGTGAAATCGGAGCCCTCGGTGTGGTCGTGGGACCAGCAGGTCGCCAAGGGCGCCAAGGGCGAAGCCTGGACCGGCGTGCGCAATCACTCCGCCAAGCTGCACATGATGGCGATGAAGAAAGGCGACCGCGCCTTCTTCTATCACTCCAACGAGGGCAAGGAGATCGTCGGCATCGCCGAGATCATCCGCGAGGCCTATCCGGACCCGACCGACGAAAGCGGCAAATTCGTCTGCGTCGATCTCAAGGCCGACAAGAAGCTGAAGACCCCGGTGACGCTGGCGGCCGTGAAGGAAGAAAAGAAGCTGTCCGAAATGGCGCTGCTGAAATACTCGCGCCTGTCGGTGCAGCCGGTCACCGCCGACGAATGGAAACTGGTCTGCAAGATGGGCGGGTTGTAA
- the acs gene encoding acetate--CoA ligase yields MSEKIYDVPSEWASRAFVDDAKYREMYARSVNDPNGFWADQAKRIDWIKPPHKIENCSFAPGNVSIKWFEDGVLNVAHNCIDRHLATRGDQVAIIWEGDDPSQSRHITYRELHDEVCKFANILRSRNVEKGDRVTIYLPMIPEAAFAMLACARIGAIHSVVFAGFSPDSLAGRINDCQSKIVITADEGLRGGKKVPLKANVDAALKKCDGVDWVMVVKRTSAAIEMDDVRDFWYHEAAEMVTTECPIEHMHAEDPLFILYTSGSTGQPKGVLHTSGGYLVFASMTHQYVFDYHDGDIYWCTADVGWVTGHSYILYGPLANGATTLMFEGVPNYPTNSRFWDVIDKHKVNIFYTAPTAIRALMQAGDEPVKKTSRKSLRLLGSVGEPINPEAWEWYHRVVGDDRCPIVDTWWQTETGGILITPLPGATKLKPGSATRPFFGVVPEILDPEGVVLEGECTGNLCLARSWPGQMRTVYGDHERFEQTYFSAYKGKYFTGDGCRRDADGYYWITGRVDDVINVSGHRMGTAEVESSLVAHPKVSEAAVVGYPHDIKGQGIYAYVTLMAGIEPSEELRKELVAWVRKDIGPIASPDLIQFAPGLPKTRSGKIMRRILRKIAEDEPSTLGDTSTLADPAVVDDLVEHRQNKHHKDKVG; encoded by the coding sequence ATGTCCGAGAAGATCTACGACGTGCCCTCGGAATGGGCGAGCCGCGCCTTCGTCGACGACGCGAAGTACCGCGAGATGTACGCCCGCTCGGTCAATGACCCGAACGGCTTCTGGGCCGACCAAGCCAAACGCATCGACTGGATCAAGCCGCCGCACAAGATCGAGAACTGCTCGTTCGCGCCCGGCAACGTCTCGATCAAATGGTTCGAGGACGGCGTCCTCAACGTCGCGCACAACTGCATCGACCGCCATCTCGCCACCCGCGGCGACCAGGTCGCGATCATCTGGGAGGGCGACGACCCGTCGCAGTCGCGCCACATCACCTATCGCGAGCTGCACGACGAGGTCTGCAAATTCGCCAACATCCTGCGCAGCCGCAATGTCGAGAAGGGCGACCGCGTCACCATCTATCTGCCGATGATCCCCGAAGCGGCCTTCGCGATGCTGGCCTGCGCGCGGATCGGCGCGATCCATTCGGTGGTGTTCGCCGGCTTCTCGCCGGACTCGCTGGCCGGCCGCATCAACGACTGCCAGTCCAAGATCGTGATCACCGCCGACGAAGGCCTGCGCGGCGGCAAGAAGGTGCCGCTGAAGGCCAATGTCGACGCCGCGCTGAAGAAGTGCGACGGCGTCGACTGGGTGATGGTGGTGAAGCGCACCAGCGCCGCCATCGAGATGGATGACGTTCGCGACTTCTGGTACCACGAGGCCGCCGAGATGGTGACCACCGAGTGCCCGATCGAGCACATGCACGCGGAAGATCCGCTGTTCATCCTGTACACGTCGGGATCGACCGGCCAGCCCAAGGGCGTGCTGCACACCTCGGGCGGCTATCTGGTGTTCGCCTCGATGACGCACCAATACGTGTTCGATTATCACGACGGCGACATCTACTGGTGCACCGCCGACGTCGGCTGGGTCACCGGCCACAGCTACATCCTCTATGGGCCGCTCGCCAATGGCGCCACCACGCTGATGTTCGAAGGCGTGCCGAACTACCCGACCAATTCGCGGTTCTGGGACGTCATCGACAAGCACAAGGTCAACATCTTCTACACCGCGCCGACCGCGATCCGGGCGCTGATGCAGGCCGGCGACGAGCCGGTGAAAAAGACCTCGCGCAAATCGCTGCGGCTGCTCGGCTCGGTCGGCGAGCCGATCAACCCGGAAGCCTGGGAGTGGTATCACCGCGTCGTCGGCGACGACCGCTGCCCGATCGTCGATACCTGGTGGCAGACCGAAACCGGCGGCATCCTGATCACGCCGCTGCCCGGCGCGACCAAGCTGAAGCCCGGCTCGGCGACGCGGCCGTTCTTCGGCGTGGTGCCGGAGATCCTCGATCCGGAAGGCGTGGTGCTGGAAGGCGAATGCACCGGCAATCTGTGCCTGGCGCGGTCCTGGCCGGGGCAGATGCGCACCGTCTATGGCGACCACGAACGGTTCGAGCAGACCTATTTCTCGGCCTATAAGGGCAAATACTTCACCGGCGACGGCTGCCGCCGCGACGCCGACGGCTATTACTGGATCACCGGCCGGGTCGACGACGTCATCAACGTCTCCGGCCACCGCATGGGCACCGCCGAGGTCGAGTCCTCGCTGGTGGCGCATCCCAAGGTGTCGGAGGCCGCCGTGGTCGGCTATCCGCACGACATCAAGGGTCAGGGCATCTACGCCTATGTGACCCTGATGGCCGGGATCGAGCCGTCGGAGGAGCTGCGCAAGGAGCTGGTGGCCTGGGTCCGCAAGGACATCGGCCCGATCGCCTCGCCGGACCTGATCCAGTTCGCGCCCGGCCTGCCGAAGACCCGCTCCGGCAAGATCATGCGCCGCATCCTGCGCAAGATCGCCGAGGACGAGCCCTCGACGCTCGGCGATACCTCGACGCTGGCCGATCCCGCGGTGGTCGACGATCTCGTCGAGCATCGCCAGAACAAGCACCACAAGGACAAGGTCGGCTGA
- a CDS encoding COG4223 family protein has product MEQLPASAAEEQEDERRLQAAIDAAPLPEPAADQPETRFAAASPEAAEEPAARPSAAEPRRPGIAAAMLPPVLAVAIAAAVVVGAAKTGLLPDYFMTGASAPQGDAAALDALKARLASLEARPVAGPDSAATPAAAADPALAGRVEALEKTVASLSGELAALRTRAESAPAAAAAAAASTDGTATDRPAADKPAGDSSSVDAAAALAAINTRLTELEQAAKAAPEAKAAPEAKPAPEAAPQAAPPPATADDVPLRRLVTATMLDLTVTQGAPYAAILKAAQPLAADPAALRPLAPFAETGVPGAAALGRELLALLPKLLPGGDPANTTSFIDRFQANAERLVRIQRSDVAAGVDRIAVVGRLTAAAQRGDLAEARRELKALAPADRAPVQSWIDRSEARDQAVAASQSFATAALAALSKPSP; this is encoded by the coding sequence ATGGAGCAGCTTCCCGCCAGCGCGGCGGAGGAGCAGGAAGACGAGCGCCGGCTGCAGGCCGCGATCGACGCCGCGCCGCTGCCGGAGCCCGCGGCGGACCAGCCCGAGACTCGGTTTGCCGCCGCATCGCCCGAGGCAGCGGAGGAGCCCGCCGCGCGGCCGTCGGCGGCCGAACCGCGCCGGCCCGGCATCGCCGCGGCGATGCTGCCGCCGGTGCTCGCGGTCGCGATCGCCGCCGCGGTGGTGGTCGGCGCTGCGAAGACCGGCTTGCTGCCGGACTATTTCATGACCGGCGCCAGCGCGCCGCAAGGCGATGCCGCCGCGCTCGACGCACTGAAGGCAAGGCTCGCCAGCCTCGAGGCCCGGCCGGTCGCCGGTCCTGATTCCGCGGCGACGCCTGCCGCTGCAGCCGATCCGGCGCTGGCCGGCAGGGTCGAGGCGCTGGAGAAGACCGTGGCTTCGCTGAGTGGCGAGTTGGCCGCGCTGCGAACCCGCGCCGAGTCCGCGCCGGCCGCCGCTGCCGCCGCCGCGGCGTCGACCGATGGGACCGCGACCGATAGGCCGGCGGCCGACAAGCCTGCCGGGGATTCGTCCTCGGTCGATGCGGCGGCCGCGCTGGCGGCGATCAATACCCGGCTGACCGAACTCGAACAGGCCGCCAAGGCCGCGCCCGAAGCAAAGGCCGCGCCCGAAGCCAAGCCCGCGCCCGAAGCCGCCCCCCAGGCCGCGCCGCCGCCCGCCACGGCCGATGATGTGCCGCTGCGCCGGCTCGTCACCGCCACCATGCTCGATCTGACCGTCACGCAAGGCGCGCCCTATGCGGCGATCCTGAAAGCGGCGCAGCCGCTCGCCGCCGATCCGGCCGCGCTGCGGCCGCTCGCGCCGTTCGCCGAAACCGGCGTGCCCGGCGCTGCCGCGCTCGGCCGCGAGCTGCTCGCGCTGCTGCCGAAACTGCTGCCCGGCGGCGACCCGGCCAACACCACCAGCTTCATCGACCGGTTCCAGGCCAATGCCGAGCGGCTGGTGCGGATCCAGCGTTCCGACGTCGCCGCCGGGGTCGATCGGATTGCGGTGGTCGGCCGCCTCACCGCCGCCGCACAGCGCGGCGACCTTGCCGAAGCGCGGCGCGAGCTGAAAGCGCTTGCGCCGGCCGACCGCGCTCCTGTTCAATCCTGGATCGACCGATCCGAGGCGCGCGATCAGGCTGTCGCCGCTTCGCAGTCTTTCGCCACCGCGGCGCTGGCCGCGCTGTCAAAACCGTCGCCATAG
- a CDS encoding NAD(P)H-dependent glycerol-3-phosphate dehydrogenase, with product MSSFDTIAVLGGGAWGTALALTAARAGRSVTLWEHDAGNAQHLIEARESRFLPGVRLDDSIKVTQDLAEAARAQALLLVVPAQVLRSVATSLQPLIAARTPLIACAKGIEHGTHRFMTEIIAECAPNAVPAILSGPSFAADVARGLPTAVTIAATDADVAQALAQAMNSGSFRPYHSTDVRGVELGGATKNVMAIAAGIVAGRQLGASALAAMTTRGFVELVRFGKAYGARIETMHGLSGLGDLTMCCSTPQSRNFSFGMALGRGESIDTAAHGKLAEGYYTAPVLLEMAQAKGVEMPISTAVAAILDGRLGVDAAIEGLLTRPLKAEE from the coding sequence ATGAGTTCATTCGACACGATCGCGGTGCTCGGCGGCGGCGCCTGGGGGACGGCGCTGGCGCTGACGGCGGCACGCGCCGGGCGCAGCGTGACGCTGTGGGAGCACGATGCCGGCAATGCGCAGCATCTGATCGAGGCGCGCGAAAGCCGGTTTCTGCCGGGCGTGCGGCTCGACGATTCGATCAAGGTGACGCAGGATCTCGCCGAAGCCGCACGCGCGCAGGCGCTGCTGCTGGTGGTGCCGGCGCAGGTGTTGCGGTCGGTGGCGACCTCACTGCAGCCGCTGATCGCGGCGCGCACGCCGCTGATCGCCTGCGCCAAGGGCATCGAGCACGGCACCCACCGCTTCATGACCGAGATCATCGCCGAATGCGCGCCGAATGCGGTGCCGGCGATCCTGTCCGGCCCGAGCTTCGCCGCCGACGTCGCCCGCGGGCTGCCGACCGCGGTGACGATCGCCGCCACCGACGCCGATGTCGCGCAGGCGCTGGCGCAGGCGATGAATTCCGGCTCGTTCCGCCCCTATCACTCCACCGACGTGCGCGGTGTCGAACTCGGCGGCGCCACCAAGAACGTGATGGCGATCGCGGCCGGCATCGTCGCCGGCCGCCAGCTCGGCGCCTCGGCGCTGGCGGCGATGACGACGCGCGGCTTCGTCGAACTGGTCCGGTTCGGCAAAGCCTACGGCGCCCGGATCGAGACCATGCACGGTCTGTCCGGATTGGGCGATCTGACGATGTGCTGCTCGACGCCGCAATCGCGCAATTTTTCGTTCGGCATGGCGCTCGGCCGCGGCGAGAGCATCGACACCGCCGCGCACGGCAAGCTCGCGGAAGGCTACTACACCGCGCCGGTGCTGCTGGAGATGGCGCAGGCGAAAGGCGTCGAGATGCCGATCTCGACCGCGGTCGCGGCGATCCTCGACGGCCGGCTCGGCGTCGATGCGGCGATCGAGGGCCTGCTGACGCGGCCATTGAAGGCGGAGGAATAG
- a CDS encoding class I SAM-dependent methyltransferase, which yields MSTAIADPLAFIRDNTRLRPVPLVPEISLHVADEALPLWSKTEEELGEAGLPPPFWAFAWAGGQALARYVLDHPDCVAGRDVIDFASGSGLVAIAAMKAGARRVTAFDIDGFAREAIAVNAAANGVALAICGDDLLAAEHAAPAQTVLAGDIFYQQDIAELAFAMLQRRSAGGAQVLIGDPGRTYLPKDRLSQLASYGVPVTRELEDAEIKATGVWTLT from the coding sequence ATGAGCACCGCTATCGCCGACCCTCTCGCCTTCATTCGCGACAACACGAGGCTGCGGCCCGTGCCGCTGGTGCCGGAAATCTCGCTGCACGTCGCCGACGAGGCGCTGCCGCTGTGGAGCAAGACCGAGGAGGAACTCGGCGAGGCCGGGCTGCCGCCGCCGTTCTGGGCGTTCGCCTGGGCCGGCGGGCAGGCGCTGGCGCGCTATGTGCTCGATCATCCGGACTGCGTCGCCGGCCGCGACGTGATCGATTTCGCCTCCGGCTCGGGGCTGGTGGCGATCGCGGCGATGAAGGCCGGGGCGCGCCGCGTCACCGCCTTCGACATCGACGGCTTCGCCCGCGAGGCGATCGCCGTCAACGCGGCGGCGAACGGCGTCGCGCTCGCCATCTGCGGCGACGATCTGCTCGCCGCCGAGCACGCCGCGCCGGCGCAGACCGTGCTCGCCGGCGACATCTTCTATCAGCAGGACATCGCCGAACTGGCCTTCGCCATGCTGCAGCGCCGCTCGGCCGGCGGCGCGCAGGTGCTGATCGGCGATCCTGGGCGCACTTATTTGCCGAAGGACAGGCTCAGCCAGCTCGCCAGCTACGGCGTCCCGGTGACGCGCGAACTCGAGGACGCCGAGATCAAGGCGACCGGCGTGTGGACGCTGACATGA
- a CDS encoding heme biosynthesis HemY N-terminal domain-containing protein yields the protein MLRIILFLVIIALAAAGAAWVAEQPGDVVLSWNAWRAEMRLPVFILGLGGAIVAIGLVWAIIAALWRAPKRMKHGRAARRSGKANRAITQGLLAVGHGDAAAARSHATAARRHAPHDPLALLLQAQAAQLEGDRDGARRAFLAMAGRDDTKSLGMRGLYIEAQRANDPQAALAIAEEALRLQPNAAWASQAVLGFRCARADWTGALEILETNLSSGLVDKKAFRRQRAVLLTARALDVEDSDQSLSRDSALEANKLAPTLVPAAVLAAKCLAETHQVRRAMKVLETAWQAEPHPDLAEAYAHIKPGDPPATRLARIENLIGKKATDFESALALARAAIDAGEFSKARLALQPYLDNPTQRVAMLMAEIEHGERGDTAKARAWTLRAVRALPDPVWTADGYISDHWRPVSPVSGRLDAFQWQVPLAALPAKKTVVIEDNPFHDALIASSAPEALPPAKADAAVMVTVEPVADDAIVTPKQPEATVIAVEPEPAADKPKEAKEQRKDSAKEPAKAAAQAGPDTVIPMPSPPLFHRRPAAQATSPVIPIVRAPDDPGVDEEPAPEEFDERSTAPAAPAGSWRGYRP from the coding sequence ATGCTGCGCATCATCCTGTTTCTCGTGATCATCGCGCTCGCGGCCGCGGGCGCAGCCTGGGTGGCCGAACAGCCCGGCGATGTCGTGCTGTCGTGGAACGCCTGGCGCGCCGAGATGCGGCTGCCGGTGTTCATCCTCGGCCTCGGCGGCGCGATCGTGGCGATTGGGCTGGTCTGGGCGATCATCGCCGCGCTGTGGCGGGCGCCCAAGCGGATGAAGCATGGCCGCGCGGCGCGGCGCAGCGGCAAGGCCAACCGCGCCATCACCCAGGGCCTGCTCGCGGTCGGCCATGGCGATGCGGCCGCCGCCCGCAGCCACGCCACCGCGGCGCGCCGGCATGCGCCGCACGATCCGCTGGCGCTGCTGCTGCAGGCGCAAGCGGCGCAGCTCGAAGGCGACCGCGACGGCGCGCGCCGCGCCTTCCTGGCGATGGCCGGGCGCGACGACACCAAATCGCTCGGCATGCGCGGGCTGTATATCGAGGCGCAGCGCGCCAACGATCCGCAGGCGGCACTGGCGATCGCCGAAGAGGCGCTGCGGCTGCAGCCGAATGCGGCCTGGGCGTCGCAGGCGGTGCTCGGCTTCCGCTGCGCCCGCGCCGACTGGACCGGGGCGCTCGAGATTCTGGAAACCAATCTGTCGTCCGGCCTGGTCGACAAGAAGGCGTTCCGCCGCCAGCGCGCGGTGCTGCTGACGGCGCGGGCGCTCGACGTCGAGGACAGCGACCAGAGCCTGTCGCGCGACAGCGCGCTGGAGGCCAACAAGCTGGCGCCGACGCTGGTCCCGGCCGCGGTGCTGGCCGCGAAGTGCCTCGCCGAGACCCATCAGGTGCGCCGCGCGATGAAAGTGCTGGAGACGGCTTGGCAGGCCGAGCCGCATCCCGATCTCGCCGAGGCCTATGCGCATATCAAGCCGGGCGATCCGCCGGCCACCCGGCTGGCGCGGATCGAGAATCTGATCGGCAAGAAGGCCACGGATTTCGAAAGCGCGCTGGCGCTGGCCCGCGCGGCGATCGACGCCGGCGAATTTTCGAAGGCGCGCCTGGCGCTGCAGCCGTATCTCGACAATCCGACCCAGCGCGTCGCGATGCTGATGGCCGAGATCGAGCACGGCGAGCGCGGCGATACCGCCAAGGCCCGGGCCTGGACGTTGCGCGCGGTGCGCGCGCTGCCGGATCCGGTGTGGACCGCCGACGGCTACATCTCCGACCATTGGCGCCCGGTGTCGCCGGTCAGCGGCCGGCTCGACGCGTTCCAGTGGCAGGTGCCGCTCGCCGCGTTGCCGGCGAAGAAGACGGTGGTGATCGAGGACAACCCTTTCCACGACGCGCTGATCGCCTCCTCGGCGCCCGAGGCGCTGCCGCCGGCCAAGGCCGACGCCGCCGTCATGGTCACGGTCGAGCCGGTCGCCGACGATGCGATCGTGACGCCGAAACAGCCGGAGGCGACCGTGATCGCGGTCGAGCCGGAGCCCGCCGCCGACAAACCGAAGGAGGCGAAGGAGCAACGCAAGGATTCCGCCAAAGAGCCGGCCAAGGCCGCCGCGCAGGCCGGGCCCGACACCGTGATCCCGATGCCGTCGCCGCCGCTGTTCCATCGCCGCCCCGCCGCGCAGGCGACCTCCCCGGTGATCCCGATCGTCCGTGCGCCGGACGATCCGGGCGTCGACGAGGAGCCGGCGCCGGAGGAATTCGACGAACGCTCGACGGCGCCTGCGGCGCCGGCGGGCAGCTGGCGCGGCTATCGGCCGTAA
- a CDS encoding uroporphyrinogen-III synthase, translated as MALLVTRPQPDNDATAAALRAKGYDVLLAPMLRFEPAPFPDDQDTDYTGVIVTSANALRAIADQPGFARLLKLPLFAVGKHTARAARDAGFKDVIVAEGDAARLRLKVADSVKGKKKAAGALLYLAGADLSRDLAGELREDGFHVVMQTTYRMLPVQTLPATICDEFAANRIEAVLHYSRRSARAFIDATRASGIEISALAIPQCCLSDSVSDVVREAGATQVMVARTPDEKALFEALDRAVGAPAR; from the coding sequence GTGGCACTGCTTGTCACCCGCCCGCAACCCGACAACGACGCCACCGCCGCCGCGCTGCGCGCGAAGGGCTACGACGTGCTGCTGGCGCCGATGCTGCGGTTCGAGCCGGCGCCGTTTCCGGACGATCAGGACACCGACTATACGGGCGTGATCGTCACCAGCGCCAATGCGCTGCGGGCGATCGCCGATCAGCCCGGTTTCGCGCGGCTGCTGAAGCTGCCGCTGTTCGCGGTCGGCAAGCACACCGCGCGCGCGGCCCGCGACGCCGGCTTCAAGGACGTCATCGTCGCCGAGGGCGACGCCGCCAGACTGCGGCTGAAGGTCGCCGATAGCGTCAAAGGGAAAAAGAAGGCGGCCGGCGCGTTGCTGTATCTGGCCGGCGCCGATCTGTCGCGCGACCTCGCCGGCGAATTGCGCGAGGACGGCTTCCACGTGGTGATGCAGACGACCTACAGGATGCTGCCGGTGCAGACGCTGCCGGCGACCATCTGCGACGAATTTGCGGCCAATCGGATCGAGGCGGTGCTGCATTACTCGCGGCGCAGCGCGCGCGCCTTCATCGACGCGACGCGGGCGTCCGGGATCGAGATCTCGGCGCTGGCGATTCCGCAATGCTGCCTGTCGGACTCGGTGTCCGACGTGGTGCGCGAGGCCGGCGCGACGCAGGTGATGGTGGCGCGCACGCCCGACGAGAAGGCGCTGTTCGAGGCGCTGGACCGTGCGGTCGGTGCGCCCGCGCGCTGA